In Synergistes jonesii, the genomic stretch GCTGTGCCCTTCGCTCTCCGCTCCGTCTACCACGTATACCCTGCCGTTTTTCACGATCGGGGCGCAGCAGGAGAGGCGCAGGCCCCTTTCTATTTCCTCCTGCGTCAGCAGCTTTTTTTCTGTCTCTGTAAGAGGGCCGAAGGGGTCCTCGTCCCTGTCCTTCACTGCGACGCGGCATTTTCCGCATACGCCAGCGCCGCCGCAGTGTCGTCCTATCCTTACTCCGGCGGCCGCCGCCGCGTCCGCGGCAGACGAGCCCGGCGCCGCCGTAGCCGTTACGCCTCCGGGCATGAATGTGATTTGAAATCCGCGCTCTTTTTCGTATTCCATGAAGGTCACCTTCAAAATCATAAAATTGGGCGAAGTATAAATCACTTCACCCAATTATTCATCTTAAAATGCCGCGTGGCAATAGCGCTTTAAGCGGCTTCCTCCTCTTCGCGCGGGAAGGTGAGCGCCGTGCGTTTCTCGACCCTGTCGGCTCCGTTCTTTCCCCAGTAGTTGCCGATCCCCAGCGATGCGAGGAGTATCGCCATGAACGGGTTGATGATGTTTAGGAAGCAGTACGGGGCGTACGTGAGAGTCGGCACTCCGAGCGCGCCGGACTGGAAGGCGCCGCAGCCGGTCCACGGCACGAGGACCGCCGTCATCGTGCCGCAGTCTTCAAGCGTGCGCGACAGCATTCTCGGCGAGAGCTCCGTCTTTGCGACGGCCGTCTTGAACATGCGTCCTGGAACGACTATCGCGAGGTACTGGTCTCCCAGGAAGAGGTTGCTGACGAAGCAGGAAGTGACGACCAGCGTTACGAAACCGCCGACGGAGCGTATCTTGTAGAGCATCGGGTTGAGCAGCACGTCGAGGTAGTGGCAGCTTTCCATTACGCCGCCGAGCACCAGCGCTATCATGATCAGCGAGAGCGACCACATCATGCTGTCGAGCCCGCCTCTGTTCAGCAGCTCCGTCACGAGAGAGGATATTTCGTGGACCGTTTCGGGCGATATTCCCGTGATGCCGAACTCGCCCATTATTGCGGGCAACTCTTCGACGGCGGTCTCCGAGAGCTTGGTCGCCACCGTGGACTCATAGCCGTAGTGGATGGCCGTCAGCGCTTCAGCGAGCGTTTTGCCCTGGAACATCGCGAGCGCCGACGCAGCGGCGGTGCCGGCCATCATGCTCGGGAGCGCTGGGCATTTCAGCACCGCGAGCCCGAGGACTACGATAGTCGGAATCGCGACGTAGAGAGGGTTGATGGAGAATTCGGCGGCGAGAATCTTCTGGAAGGCGTCGATGCGGCTCGGGTCGAACGAACCGGCGCCGCTGGAATATGAGAAGCCGAGCACGATAGTTATGATCGCGACTATGATATAGGAGGGGGTCGTCGTCCACATCATCGCGCGGATGTGGTCAAAAAGGTTTGAGCCCGAGACCGCGGGGGCGAGGTTCGTCGTGTCGGAAAGGGGCGACATCTTGTCCCCGAAGTAAGCGCCGGAGATTATTATGCCCGCCGTCAGAGGAGCGGGGATGCCGAGCCCGGCTGCTATGCCTATCAGAGCGACTCCGGCCGTTCCGCCCACGCCCCACGACGAGCCCGTAGCTAGTGAAATGATAGAGCATAGAATAAGTGTCGCGAAAAGGAAAATTCCTGGCGAAAGCACGTCGAAACCGTAATAGATGAGGCCGGGGACTACGCCGGCCTGTACCCACGAGCCTACCAGCATGCCGATCGCTATCAATATCAGAAGAGCGCTTATCGACGACGATATCGCGTTGCAGATCGCCGTCTCCATTTCTTCCCAGGTGATGCCTACTACGAATTTGCCTACAAGTGCGGCTATCGCCGCCGCCACGGCGATGGGGACGTGAGCGTCGAGCCCGAGCTTCAGCAGGCCGAAGCTGATCGTGCCGGCGATACATATGAACGTCGCCAGCGCCACGACAAAACTGGGTTTTTTAGCCTTAGTCACAGTCATTTACTGTTCCTCCCTTTATTGTTGGATAGTCTTTCTCGGCGAAGATACAGTAAAATAATACCGTTTATTTTTCAACCGAGAAATATCCACTTCTTTTATTATGCTAATATACATTTACTTTTAATTATCATTAAAAGTATTATTTTAATTATTTATTCTTTTTTCTATCTCTTTGATAAGCATATCCTGCGTAGGAGTTATATTATCAAAGACCACCTCGTTGTTGATAAGCAGCGTCGGCAGAGTGGAAACGCCGAGCGCCATTGTGCGTTTTATTCCAGCCGCGCTCTTGATGAGGGATTCGCGCCATTTCAGTCTGTCGCCGTACATCGGCGCGACGTTCTTGACCGCTTCGCACATATACTGGCAGGGCGCGCAGCCCTCGGAGTCGAGCGTCACGATTTCCACGAAGACCTTCCCCGGCTCGATCTCGACGTCCTCAAAGACGTCGCCGGCCTCTTCGGCGTTGCTCAGCGCTTCTTCGAGCGACAGGAAGCCGGCCGTGTCGGAGGGCTCTTCGCCCGTCGCGGCGTATTTACCGACCGCTTCGAGGTTGTAGAAGGGCGTGTCGTACGGCAGGTCGCAGCCCGGCGAAAGTATGTAGCCGCTGCGTCCGCCTATCTCGATCCTCTTCTTCACGTCGGCGACGCATTCGCGTGGAGAGCCGAAGAGCAGCGTCGTCGTGAGCGGGATGTTCCCCTCGAACGACACCTTGTATTTATCGGCGAGATCTTTTACAAATTTCAGGTCCACCTGCTCGTCGAACGCTATGGCGTCAGGCTTGCTCTGCATCATGAGCTCTATGTTCTTAGTCGCGTTGCCGCAGCAGAAGAGCGTCACGATGCCCCCCTTGGAATGCACCTCGTCGATCGCCGGCTTTACGTAAGGCGAGACGAACGCCTCGAAGTGCTTCGGCGCTATCTGGCTCGTCATCGGGTCGACGACGGCTACTACGTGCGCGCCGGTCTCCATGTACCACATGCACATCCTGCGTGTGACCTCGGCGCAGAATTTGAGGACCTTGTGAGCTTCGTCGGGCTTTTTCATCATATCCATGATGAACGCCGAGCCGCGCAGATGCAGCGCCAGCGTGAAAGGTCCGCAGCAGAGGCCGAAGACGGCCTTTTCCTCTCCGATTTTTTCCACGAGCTCCTTCGTCGCTTCAAAAAATACCGGAAGGCGCCCCATATCCCTTGTGATATCCGGCAGAGCTTCGAGAGTCTTTCCCTGCGAGAGGATATGCCCCGTTACCGCCGGAGGGTTGTTCTTCACCCAGTGCAGCGTGCAGCCGAGCGCTTCGGCCTCGGCCTGGAGGTCGAACGCCGAGCAGACGCCGTCGGCGCTGTAGCGTTCGGCGGCGGCGCACACGGCCTTCACGAGAACGTCTTTGTTTTTAAGGAGCTCCTCCGCGTCGGAGCCGATCAGCTTGGCCACGTGGACGCCCGTGAAGGGCACCCACGGCACGCGGTCGACCTCTTCAAACTTCAGCGCTTTCAAGACTCTTTCTTTTCCGTTCAAACGATTCACCCCGTTTAAAAAGTATTGCCGGCGCTTAGCTTAAAAATAATGGGGCGTCGCCGGCGCCCCATTATCTGAAAAACTAAAAGCTAATAAGGGAATTCGACCCCCATCTTGCAGAGCTCGTCGCGCATGCGCTCGTACTGGTCGAGATATTCCTGGCGCGGCGTGAGCTTGTCCATGTCGTAGACTTCCTGGATGCGCTTGCCGTAGTTGTCGACTGGGATGAGCTTCTCGTATTTCTCCATGATCTTCTGGCAGAGCTCTTCGCATTTCGCCCTTGTGAGGCGCGATTTGAAGGAAGCCTCCGAGACTTCGTGGTAGAAGCGCGATTCAAGCGGCGTGGCCATGTCCGTGAACTTGTTGCGGCAGGTCGCCGCGCCCCAGGGGTTGCCGCCGCAGCACTCCGTCGCGAGCGCGTGGTTCGCGCACTCCCAGTAGAGCTGCTCTGTGCCCGGGCCGGCGTTTGCGAAGAGGTTGTTGAGGAAGATGAGGTTCGAATTGCGCGACATGGCCTGGCTCAGGACGCTCTGCAGCCACAGCAGCTGTCTCGTCGTCGTCGACTGCCATTTGAGGTGGAACGGGAAGTTCAAAGCCCAGCAGGAGCCGTAGAGGCAGGCGCCCTCGATGTTGTAGGCCGTCTGGAGGATGAGCGTGCCCTCGGTGCCGCCGGCGTGTCCGCCGAAGATGGCGCCGCAAAGATTGCCGAATACGTTGCCGTATGAGCGATAATGGAGGGATTTGTTGAGCATCGCGTTGTTGGTGGTCATCTCCGTGAGGATGGAGACCATGCGGCCGTCGAGGTGCGACTGGCGGACGCCCCAGACCGGATTGCCGGCGGCGATCTGAGCCTGGGCGGATTCCGCGGTGCCGACCGATACTGTCCAGACGTCCGGGCGTCCTACGAGGCGCTGCGCGTCGCGGAGGTTCATCGCGTGCTCCATAGCGGCCGCGACCTCGGTCGGATTCTGCGACGTAGCCTTGCGTCCCATGAAATCCTCGAGCAGAGGGGCGCAGAGGCCGTCGAGGAGGGGTTCTTTAAGGTAGGCCATGCAGGCCTTCTTGTGGATGTCTGTGCTGAAGTTCGCGTCGGGGCTGAAGAGATGGAAGGGGCGGCGCTCCTTGTCCTCTATCGAGCGGACCCGCAGCCAGCGCTGGTCGTGCCCCGCGCCGATCATGTACTTCGGGCGCTTTGTGTAGAGGACCTCGTTGACTTCGCGCTCCGAGAACTTCATCACACGGTGCGTGTCCTGGTTGTAGACGCCGACGGAGATAAAGAAGTCCTTCGCGGCCTCCCACGTCCTGTCGGCGAGCGCGTCGTCCTGGTTTACGATGCTCTTTCCGTCGTATTTGATATCATGCTCTTTGATGACCCTCTTCATCTGAGGTATAAAGCTCTTGAGCATCCACTCCGACTGCTCTTTGTAGAAGGGGCCGTCGTCGGCCTTGGCGAATACTTCCCACATTCTGAAAGTTGACATCTCTTCTATTCCTCCGTTAAAGAATATTTTTTATCCAAGGAGCTTCTTGAGCTTCGCGGCGCATTCGAAGGCGTCGAAGGACCACACGTCGGCGCCGATGCGCTCGGCCCACTCGACCGACGTCGGCGCGCCGCCGACGCAGACGAGGTACTTGCCCTTTTCTCCGGCGTCCTTGACGAGCTTGATGAACTCCTCCTGTCCGGGCATCGTCGTCGTCATAAGGGCCGATAGGCCGACCACGTCGGCCTTCTCTTTGCGGGCCGCTTCGAGGTAAGCTACCGGGTCGACGTCCGCGCCTAGGTCTACGACGTTGAAGCCGCTCGCCTGAAGGACTATGCCGACGATGTTCTTTCCTATATCGTGATAGTCGCCCTTGACAGTCCCGATGATCACAGTCTTCGACGGGGCGTCGCTCGCCTTTACGAGATGTTCTTTAAGCACCGACATGATCTGCATGAAAGCGTCGCCGGCGATCATAAGGTCGGGAAGGAAGACTTCGAAGTTTTCAAACTTTTCTCCCAGAAGCCCCATCTCTTCCGTAAGTCCGTTCATGATCTCCTGCGCCGGCGTGCCGCCCGCGATCAGTTCGTTTGTGAGCGCCACCGCCGCATCTCCGTCACCGTCTACCATATTCTGGCGAACTTCTGCTATTGATGACATAAATTACTACCTCCGTTTGATTCAGTTTTTAAAATGCAACCGTAATTTTTCTACCACTGAGAGGTTAACATTGCTTTGCAAAACGTCTGCAAAAAATAATTCGACAAAATTTGCATCAAGTTTTTTACGCGCGCGGCGCAATAATTCTTTTTTGCAAAAATTTTGCAGCCGCACGATGCTTCTCAAGAAGATGGCGGGATTTCAATGGTGCCGCGGCGCCCTGGGCCTGTCCGTCGATGAAGTCGGCGCCGAGGGAATCTCTCATCGCATAACTCTCATAGATTGCTTCCTCCATCGATCCCGTGGGATGATTTTATTCATGGGATTAAGGCTTTCCCCCGCTTCGCCCCGCGGCGGCCTATCGATCAGCCGCGCTGCCGTTCAAGTCGGCCGACCTTCTTATCCGTTCGGATATTGGGCGCACAAAAGCGTCGGGGCCATGGGCTGAAAGACGCCCATTGGCCCCGCTTCTGCGGCTCATCTGATTTCCGTGCTAATGGCTGCGGAAGTCCTCTTTTATTTTTTCGACGAGCTGCGGGGACTTCAGTATCTCTTCTCCGACACCTGCCAGGCAGCAGGCCATCTTGTACATCCTCTCGATGGCCAACGGCGCGTCGGCGTCCCTCAGGAAATCGGACGTATGAGCGTCGGAGCTCGGCCGCACCATCCGTATCCAGGGATGGATCGCCGGCACTTCCTGGCTTACGTTCCCCATATCGGAACAGCCGCCCGTTTCGACGTATTCCTGGAATTCCCCGATGCCCGCTTCTACGAGGCGCTTCTTGAAGAGCCCGACCAGCACGTTGTTGTTTTTCATACAGCAGATCGGCGGCTCGAACATTTCGATTTCGGCCGTGCAGCCCATGGCCTCTGCGGTTGAGCGCGCGACGCGCAGGATTTTTTCTACAAGGGAGCGGAAATATTTTATTTCCCTGTGGCGTATCTCGACGCGCAGCGAGGCCCTGTCGGGGATGACATTTACGGCGGAGCCTCCCCCCGTTATTATCATCTGCACGCGCGAGCCGTCTTTCATCTGCTGGCGCAGCAGGCCGACGGCGCTGTAGAAGCTAACGGCGGCGTCCAGCGCGTTTATACCGCCCTCCGGCGCCGCCGCCGCGTGCGAGGCTTTGCCGCGGAAGGTGACGTCGTAGCCCTCAAGGTTGACGAGGTCTGAGGCGAGAGCGGAAAAGTTCATCGGATGCACCATCATCGCGATGTCGGCTTTTTTGAAATAGCCGCCGGCGAGCAGTCCGGGCTTGCCGCGCCCCGTCTCCTCGGCGGGCGTGCCGAAGAGGTAGACGCTCCCCCTGTACTCTTCGAGCAGTTCGCCGAGCGCCGTGGCCGCGCCGAAGCCGATCGCTCCGATGAGATTGTGCCCGCAGGCGTGACCCATGCCGGGCAGCGCGTCGTACTCGGCGACGATGCCTATCGAGGGGCCTTCGCCGCTGCTTTTATGTGCCACGAACGCCGTCGGAAGCCCTTCGATGTCGCCGTCGACGTCGAAGCCTTCGCTCAGCAATAGCTCGGTGAATTTTTCCTTCGCCCTGAATTCCTCCATCTCGATCTCAGGGTTGTTGTAGAGGAATTTTTCCAGCTCCAGGATTTTTTCCTTTTTGCTCTCTATTATTTGTTGGATATTTTTCAAGGCCGTATCGCCTCCGGCATCAGAAGGGGCCGTAGTTGATCGAGACCGCCGCCGCGATGAGCGCGGCGCCTAAAATCGTCGCAAAGAGGCAGTAGGGAGCGAAGAATTTCCACCACTTATTGATCGGCACGCCGGATATGGCGCAGAGGACCGCGCAGGCCGTCGGCCAGAATATGTTGGAGAAGCCGTCGCCGAACTGGAAGGCGAGGACCGCTATCTGGCGGTTGATCTTGAGAAGATCCGAGAGCGGTATCATAAGAGGCATCGACGTCACAGCCTGTCCGCTGCCAGAGGGGATGAAGAGGTTGAGCAGCGTCTGGAAGCCGAACATCGCTTCGGCCGCGACGGTCTTCGACATGCCGGCGAGCCCGTTGGAGAAGTAGAAGCATATCGTGTCTATGATCTGCCCCTTCTGGAGGACGATGAGGATGGCGCGCGAAAGGCCGATTACGAACGCGGCGAAGAGGATGTTTTTCGAGATGTCGACGAAGGCGTCGCAGGTCTCGTTTATGCTCTGTTTGTTGACGAGCCCGACGACGAACATCATCACGATGAAGATCGCGGAGAGCTCCGAGAAGTACCAGCCGTATCTGATCGCGCCGAAGGCGAAGGCGATGACCGTGCCGAGGCATATCAGCAGAGAGATCTTATGTCTCGTCGTGAATTCCTTGGAAACGAGCTCATCCTGCGTCGAGCTGGATAGGAAGGGGAATTCGACGCCGTAGACGTAGCTTTTTTTCGGATCGGCCTTCACCATGCGGCCGTAGCGGCACATGCAGCTCAGAAACAGCGTCATGAAGCAGACGTAGCAGAGCCAACGGAAGCCCATCCCCGAAAAGAGCGGCAGCTCGCCTATCGTCTGCGCGATCGCCACCGTGTAGGGGTTGATCGACGCGGCCGCGTAGCCTGTGGCTATGCCTCCCAGCACCGCGATCGCGCCGTAGAAGGGGTCGTAGCCGAGCGCCACGCCCATGCTCATGACTACGGGGACGAAGCCGTAACTCTCCTCGTAAATGCCGAAGGAGGCGCCCATCAGCGAGAAGATGATCGCGATAAGCGGCATCGCGAACTGTTTTTTGTCCTTCAGCCTGCGTATCAGCGCGCCCACGCCGGCGTCGAACGCGCCGACCCTGATGAGCATGACCATGAAGCCGTAAGAGAAAAAGGTGAAGAAAACTATGTTGGCCGCGTCGACCATGCCGTCGTAGATCGACATCACCATCTGCGGCAGGCTTACCGGCGTGTGGGCGACGAGCTTGAACGTTCCGGGGACGACGAGGGTTCTTCCGGTAGCCTCGTCGAAGGCGCGGTCGAACGTTCCCGACGGAATGATCCACGTGAGGACGGTGGCGATCATAATAAAGATGGAGATCACCACGAAAGTGTTAGGCATCGTAAATTTCTTTTTCACGCTCTTTTCTTCCATAAAAAATCCTCCTTGCTGAATATCGAAACGGTGGCTCCGCACCGCCCATCGGTCAGCCGCCGATGGCTTTGTGCATAGTGCACGCCGCTGATAAAATAGATGTTGAATAATCGTCTCAGCGTAAAATAGCACCGATATGCAAAAACCGTGCAAAAACGTCCCGCTGAATATTTTTTTTCGCGGTTGAAACGATAACGGTTTTTAACGATTTTTGCAAAATTTTTGCATCTGCTGGCGTATACTATGGCGAAGGTCCGCATTTTATGTGCAAGATTCCGATTTATCGGATACAATCGTATAAAGTGGAGAAACAGTTTCGCAGGTGAAAAAATTATGAAATACAAAGCTCGCTTTCTCGGCATACCGGAACTCTTTATAGACGGAGAGAGGTGCGCCTTCCCCTTCAGGAAGGCGCAGGCCCTCGCGCTTATGCTCGTCGAGGAAAGAAGCGTCTCCAAAAACAAGATCTGCGAATATCTGTGGGCCGACAAGGCCGCCGAGAAGGCGCGCAGGAATCTAAGCAACGCTATGAGCTGCGTGAAGAAGCTGCTGCCGGTGAAGATAAGCGGCGGCGATGTCATTTCCCTCGACCCGAAGGTCAAGATAGAGCGCGACACGGACCAAATATTTCAGCTGGAAACGCTCGGCTGGCAGGAGATATCCGAGCTCTG encodes the following:
- the nhaC gene encoding Na+/H+ antiporter NhaC, with the translated sequence MTVTKAKKPSFVVALATFICIAGTISFGLLKLGLDAHVPIAVAAAIAALVGKFVVGITWEEMETAICNAISSSISALLILIAIGMLVGSWVQAGVVPGLIYYGFDVLSPGIFLFATLILCSIISLATGSSWGVGGTAGVALIGIAAGLGIPAPLTAGIIISGAYFGDKMSPLSDTTNLAPAVSGSNLFDHIRAMMWTTTPSYIIVAIITIVLGFSYSSGAGSFDPSRIDAFQKILAAEFSINPLYVAIPTIVVLGLAVLKCPALPSMMAGTAAASALAMFQGKTLAEALTAIHYGYESTVATKLSETAVEELPAIMGEFGITGISPETVHEISSLVTELLNRGGLDSMMWSLSLIMIALVLGGVMESCHYLDVLLNPMLYKIRSVGGFVTLVVTSCFVSNLFLGDQYLAIVVPGRMFKTAVAKTELSPRMLSRTLEDCGTMTAVLVPWTGCGAFQSGALGVPTLTYAPYCFLNIINPFMAILLASLGIGNYWGKNGADRVEKRTALTFPREEEEAA
- a CDS encoding M20 family metallopeptidase, with the translated sequence MKNIQQIIESKKEKILELEKFLYNNPEIEMEEFRAKEKFTELLLSEGFDVDGDIEGLPTAFVAHKSSGEGPSIGIVAEYDALPGMGHACGHNLIGAIGFGAATALGELLEEYRGSVYLFGTPAEETGRGKPGLLAGGYFKKADIAMMVHPMNFSALASDLVNLEGYDVTFRGKASHAAAAPEGGINALDAAVSFYSAVGLLRQQMKDGSRVQMIITGGGSAVNVIPDRASLRVEIRHREIKYFRSLVEKILRVARSTAEAMGCTAEIEMFEPPICCMKNNNVLVGLFKKRLVEAGIGEFQEYVETGGCSDMGNVSQEVPAIHPWIRMVRPSSDAHTSDFLRDADAPLAIERMYKMACCLAGVGEEILKSPQLVEKIKEDFRSH
- a CDS encoding uroporphyrinogen decarboxylase family protein, with protein sequence MNGKERVLKALKFEEVDRVPWVPFTGVHVAKLIGSDAEELLKNKDVLVKAVCAAAERYSADGVCSAFDLQAEAEALGCTLHWVKNNPPAVTGHILSQGKTLEALPDITRDMGRLPVFFEATKELVEKIGEEKAVFGLCCGPFTLALHLRGSAFIMDMMKKPDEAHKVLKFCAEVTRRMCMWYMETGAHVVAVVDPMTSQIAPKHFEAFVSPYVKPAIDEVHSKGGIVTLFCCGNATKNIELMMQSKPDAIAFDEQVDLKFVKDLADKYKVSFEGNIPLTTTLLFGSPRECVADVKKRIEIGGRSGYILSPGCDLPYDTPFYNLEAVGKYAATGEEPSDTAGFLSLEEALSNAEEAGDVFEDVEIEPGKVFVEIVTLDSEGCAPCQYMCEAVKNVAPMYGDRLKWRESLIKSAAGIKRTMALGVSTLPTLLINNEVVFDNITPTQDMLIKEIEKRINN
- a CDS encoding corrinoid protein translates to MSSIAEVRQNMVDGDGDAAVALTNELIAGGTPAQEIMNGLTEEMGLLGEKFENFEVFLPDLMIAGDAFMQIMSVLKEHLVKASDAPSKTVIIGTVKGDYHDIGKNIVGIVLQASGFNVVDLGADVDPVAYLEAARKEKADVVGLSALMTTTMPGQEEFIKLVKDAGEKGKYLVCVGGAPTSVEWAERIGADVWSFDAFECAAKLKKLLG
- a CDS encoding YfcC family protein, whose amino-acid sequence is MEEKSVKKKFTMPNTFVVISIFIMIATVLTWIIPSGTFDRAFDEATGRTLVVPGTFKLVAHTPVSLPQMVMSIYDGMVDAANIVFFTFFSYGFMVMLIRVGAFDAGVGALIRRLKDKKQFAMPLIAIIFSLMGASFGIYEESYGFVPVVMSMGVALGYDPFYGAIAVLGGIATGYAAASINPYTVAIAQTIGELPLFSGMGFRWLCYVCFMTLFLSCMCRYGRMVKADPKKSYVYGVEFPFLSSSTQDELVSKEFTTRHKISLLICLGTVIAFAFGAIRYGWYFSELSAIFIVMMFVVGLVNKQSINETCDAFVDISKNILFAAFVIGLSRAILIVLQKGQIIDTICFYFSNGLAGMSKTVAAEAMFGFQTLLNLFIPSGSGQAVTSMPLMIPLSDLLKINRQIAVLAFQFGDGFSNIFWPTACAVLCAISGVPINKWWKFFAPYCLFATILGAALIAAAVSINYGPF
- a CDS encoding monomethylamine:corrinoid methyltransferase, whose product is MSTFRMWEVFAKADDGPFYKEQSEWMLKSFIPQMKRVIKEHDIKYDGKSIVNQDDALADRTWEAAKDFFISVGVYNQDTHRVMKFSEREVNEVLYTKRPKYMIGAGHDQRWLRVRSIEDKERRPFHLFSPDANFSTDIHKKACMAYLKEPLLDGLCAPLLEDFMGRKATSQNPTEVAAAMEHAMNLRDAQRLVGRPDVWTVSVGTAESAQAQIAAGNPVWGVRQSHLDGRMVSILTEMTTNNAMLNKSLHYRSYGNVFGNLCGAIFGGHAGGTEGTLILQTAYNIEGACLYGSCWALNFPFHLKWQSTTTRQLLWLQSVLSQAMSRNSNLIFLNNLFANAGPGTEQLYWECANHALATECCGGNPWGAATCRNKFTDMATPLESRFYHEVSEASFKSRLTRAKCEELCQKIMEKYEKLIPVDNYGKRIQEVYDMDKLTPRQEYLDQYERMRDELCKMGVEFPY